In Collimonas arenae, a single genomic region encodes these proteins:
- the upp gene encoding uracil phosphoribosyltransferase, with amino-acid sequence MLSDPRFPNLFILNHPLIQHKLTHMRSKETSTRTFRQLLREITLLMGYEITRDLPLTTQLIETPMQSMEAPVIAGRKLAVVPVLRAGIGMSDGLLDLVPSARVGHIGVYRDPDTHQPVEYLVRLPDLAERIFIVCDPMVATGNSAVHAVDVLKKRGVGDEQIIFLALVAAPEGVQVFQDAHPGVKLYVAGLDSHLDAHAYIVPGLGDAGDRIFGTK; translated from the coding sequence ATGCTCAGCGATCCGCGCTTCCCCAACCTCTTCATCCTCAACCATCCTCTGATCCAGCATAAGCTGACGCATATGCGGAGCAAAGAAACCTCGACCCGGACTTTCCGCCAGCTGCTGCGCGAAATTACGCTGTTGATGGGATATGAAATTACACGCGACTTGCCGTTAACCACGCAGCTGATCGAAACACCGATGCAAAGCATGGAAGCGCCGGTGATTGCCGGACGCAAGCTGGCGGTGGTGCCGGTGCTGCGCGCCGGTATCGGCATGAGCGACGGCTTGCTGGATTTGGTGCCGTCGGCACGGGTCGGGCATATCGGCGTGTATCGCGATCCGGATACGCATCAGCCGGTGGAGTATCTGGTGCGATTGCCGGATCTGGCGGAGCGGATTTTTATTGTTTGCGACCCCATGGTGGCGACCGGTAATTCGGCGGTGCATGCGGTCGATGTACTGAAGAAGCGCGGCGTCGGCGATGAGCAGATCATCTTCCTGGCCTTGGTGGCTGCGCCTGAGGGCGTGCAGGTATTCCAGGATGCGCATCCTGGCGTCAAGCTGTATGTGGCGGGACTGGATTCGCACCTGGATGCCCACGCGTATATTGTTCCCGGCTTGGGCGATGCCGGCGACCGGATTTTCGGCACCAAGTAA
- a CDS encoding MerR family transcriptional regulator — MNDRVSKSELVVLPPIPAKRYFTIGEVSDLCGVKPHVLRYWEQEFTQLKPVKRRGNRRYYQHHEVLLIRRIRELLYEHGFTISGARNKLDGRLGAAAEAEQAAEAKQQELNILEVRHELEEILALLIPKTESAVE; from the coding sequence ATGAACGATCGCGTTAGTAAGTCCGAGCTTGTCGTATTGCCGCCGATTCCGGCCAAGCGTTATTTCACCATAGGCGAAGTCAGCGACCTGTGCGGCGTCAAGCCGCATGTGCTGCGCTATTGGGAACAGGAATTCACCCAGCTCAAGCCAGTCAAGCGACGTGGCAACCGCCGTTATTACCAGCACCATGAAGTGCTGTTGATTCGCCGCATTCGCGAGCTATTGTATGAACATGGCTTTACTATCAGCGGCGCGCGCAACAAGCTCGATGGTCGCCTTGGCGCTGCGGCGGAAGCCGAGCAAGCCGCTGAAGCCAAGCAGCAGGAGCTGAATATTCTCGAAGTGCGTCACGAGCTGGAGGAGATTCTTGCCTTGCTGATACCCAAAACAGAGTCAGCTGTTGAGTAA
- a CDS encoding integration host factor subunit alpha, with protein sequence MNNMQTVEFESVLDADLNRAMREAQARSQAEKNLPTLTKAELAELLFEQVGLNKREAKDMVETFFDEIRDALERGESVKLSGFGNFQLRDKPQRPGRNPKTGEEIPITARRVVTFHASQKLKGMVEAASLQPIQPIQQFAAALPANS encoded by the coding sequence ATGAACAATATGCAGACAGTAGAATTTGAATCCGTTCTGGACGCCGATCTGAACCGGGCCATGCGTGAGGCGCAAGCTCGTTCGCAGGCAGAAAAGAATTTGCCGACACTGACCAAGGCGGAACTGGCTGAACTTTTGTTTGAGCAGGTTGGTCTTAACAAGCGTGAAGCCAAGGACATGGTGGAAACGTTTTTCGATGAAATCCGCGATGCGCTGGAGCGCGGCGAGTCGGTGAAATTGTCGGGTTTCGGCAATTTCCAGTTGCGCGACAAGCCGCAACGTCCGGGCCGCAACCCCAAGACCGGGGAAGAAATCCCTATTACTGCACGGCGCGTGGTGACCTTTCACGCCAGTCAGAAACTCAAGGGCATGGTTGAAGCCGCAAGCCTGCAACCCATCCAGCCTATTCAACAGTTTGCAGCCGCTCTTCCAGCTAATTCATGA
- the pheT gene encoding phenylalanine--tRNA ligase subunit beta, translating to MQFSESWLRSMVDPKMTSDELSHLLTMSGLEVEEVEPVAPPFTNIVVGLVVETAKHPNADRLNVCQVDVGTGTYLNIVCGAPNVRPGIKVPCAMVGAILPPGADGKPFEIKLGQLRGVESQGMLCSARELKLSEDHGGLLELPDDAPVGQNFRDYYELNDLKFTIKLTPNKADCLSVLGVAREVSALTGTPLRQPTYKTVAATITETLPVKISAPDLCGRFSGRVIRGLNAKAATPQWMKQRLERSGQRPISALVDISNYVMLELGRPTHVFDLDKIHGCLDVRWGKAGESLKLLNGNTVSVDDWIGVIADDQQIESLAGIMGGDATAVSLETQNIYLEAAFWWPQAIQGRARRFNFSTDAGHRFERGVDFATTVEHIERITALLVEICGTPEIQVGPVDDQSVNLPKRDAVKVRTSRAIRVIGVPLSDSQIADIFTRLGLAFTQENGVFSVTPPSYRFDIEIEEDLIEEIARVYGFENIPALPPVAPNAMYIAPENQRSLFTIRRQLADLDYQEVINYSFVEEAWEADFAGNLAPIKVVNPIASQMSVMRSTLLGSLISNVKYNLNRKLNRVRIFETGAVYMRDEAIQNGPLAVAGFAQPKRVAGLAYGPQADEQWGQASRTVDFFDVKADLEALFAPVALRFAKIEHPALHPGRAAQVLLGDKAIGFIGELHPRLQQKYELPLAPVMFEVDGLALQQRQVPAYVEISKFPAVVRDLAVVVKQAVYAQDLLDVFAAEQQGNPACRILQAIVLFDEYHGKGLENDEKSLAFRFTLQDTENTLQDDTVEAAMSALIAAVSKVPTAKLRA from the coding sequence ATGCAATTCTCTGAAAGCTGGCTGCGTTCCATGGTCGATCCGAAGATGACTTCGGACGAATTGTCCCATTTGCTGACCATGTCCGGTCTCGAAGTGGAAGAGGTCGAGCCGGTCGCGCCGCCCTTTACCAATATCGTGGTGGGTCTGGTGGTTGAGACCGCCAAGCATCCGAATGCCGATCGCCTGAATGTCTGCCAGGTTGACGTCGGTACCGGAACTTACTTGAACATCGTCTGCGGCGCGCCGAACGTGCGTCCCGGCATCAAGGTGCCTTGCGCCATGGTTGGCGCCATTTTGCCGCCGGGAGCGGACGGCAAGCCGTTCGAGATCAAGCTGGGCCAATTGCGCGGCGTCGAGTCGCAGGGCATGTTGTGCTCCGCGCGTGAATTGAAGCTGTCGGAAGACCATGGCGGCTTGCTGGAATTGCCGGACGATGCGCCTGTGGGCCAGAATTTCCGCGATTACTACGAGCTGAACGATCTCAAGTTCACCATCAAGCTGACGCCTAACAAGGCGGATTGCCTGTCGGTGCTGGGTGTGGCGCGGGAAGTATCGGCATTGACCGGTACCCCGCTCAGGCAGCCTACCTACAAGACCGTCGCGGCGACCATCACTGAAACATTGCCGGTCAAGATTTCGGCGCCGGACCTGTGCGGCCGTTTCTCCGGCCGCGTGATTCGCGGCTTGAACGCCAAGGCGGCGACGCCGCAATGGATGAAGCAGCGTCTGGAGCGCAGCGGCCAGCGTCCGATCTCGGCTCTGGTTGATATCTCCAACTACGTCATGCTGGAACTCGGCCGGCCAACCCACGTATTCGATCTCGACAAGATCCACGGCTGCCTCGATGTGCGCTGGGGCAAGGCGGGCGAATCGCTCAAGCTGTTGAATGGCAATACCGTCAGCGTAGACGACTGGATCGGCGTCATTGCCGATGACCAGCAAATCGAATCGCTGGCTGGCATCATGGGCGGCGACGCCACGGCGGTTTCGCTGGAAACGCAAAACATTTATCTGGAAGCGGCTTTCTGGTGGCCGCAAGCGATACAGGGCCGTGCACGCCGTTTTAATTTCTCGACCGATGCCGGTCATCGTTTCGAGCGCGGTGTCGATTTTGCCACTACGGTTGAGCACATCGAGCGGATTACTGCCTTGCTGGTCGAAATTTGCGGCACGCCTGAAATCCAGGTCGGTCCGGTCGACGATCAAAGCGTCAACTTGCCAAAGCGTGATGCGGTCAAGGTGCGTACCTCGCGTGCGATTCGCGTCATCGGCGTGCCGTTGTCGGACAGCCAGATCGCCGATATCTTCACGCGTCTGGGTTTGGCGTTTACGCAAGAGAACGGTGTGTTTTCGGTGACGCCACCGTCGTATCGTTTCGATATCGAGATCGAGGAAGACCTGATCGAGGAAATCGCCCGCGTCTATGGCTTTGAAAACATCCCGGCCTTGCCGCCGGTAGCGCCGAATGCGATGTATATCGCGCCGGAGAACCAGCGTTCGCTGTTCACCATCCGCCGCCAATTGGCGGATCTGGATTATCAGGAAGTGATCAACTACAGCTTTGTCGAAGAAGCATGGGAAGCCGATTTTGCCGGCAACCTGGCGCCGATCAAGGTAGTCAATCCGATCGCCAGCCAGATGAGCGTGATGCGCTCGACCCTGCTCGGCAGCCTGATTTCCAACGTCAAATACAATCTGAACCGCAAGCTGAACCGAGTACGGATATTTGAAACCGGTGCGGTCTACATGCGTGACGAAGCGATACAGAACGGTCCTCTGGCGGTAGCTGGTTTCGCGCAACCAAAGCGCGTCGCCGGTCTGGCTTACGGCCCGCAAGCCGATGAGCAATGGGGCCAGGCCAGTCGTACTGTCGATTTCTTCGATGTGAAGGCTGATCTGGAAGCCTTGTTTGCACCGGTGGCTTTGCGTTTCGCCAAGATTGAGCATCCGGCGTTACATCCGGGCCGTGCGGCGCAAGTGCTGCTGGGCGATAAAGCTATCGGTTTCATCGGTGAATTGCATCCGCGCCTGCAACAGAAATATGAACTGCCTTTGGCGCCGGTCATGTTCGAAGTCGATGGCTTGGCGTTGCAGCAACGGCAAGTGCCAGCGTACGTCGAAATTTCGAAGTTCCCAGCCGTGGTGCGCGACCTTGCAGTGGTGGTAAAACAAGCGGTTTATGCGCAGGATTTACTGGATGTTTTTGCTGCTGAGCAGCAAGGAAACCCAGCATGCCGAATTCTGCAAGCCATTGTTTTATTTGATGAATATCATGGCAAAGGACTGGAAAATGACGAAAAAAGTCTTGCTTTCCGTTTTACCTTGCAAGATACTGAAAACACCCTCCAAGATGACACCGTAGAAGCCGCCATGTCTGCTTTGATCGCTGCTGTCAGCAAGGTGCCAACAGCAAAATTACGCGCTTGA
- the pheS gene encoding phenylalanine--tRNA ligase subunit alpha has product MNSLEQLVTQAQADFTAAVDAAALENAKAKYLGKTGQITEQMKGLGKLAADERKAQGAVINYAKEQIEAALTARRDALANAQMQERLNAEAIDVTLPGRGRGVGGIHPVMRSWQRIEEIFRSIGFDVADGPEIETDWTNFTALNSPENHPARSMQDTFYIEGKDTEGKPLLLRTHTSPMQVRYARMSKPPIKVIAPGRTYRVDSDATHSPMFHQVEGLWIAEDISFADLKGVYLNFVKAFFETDDLQVRFRPSYFPFTEPSAEIDIAFGSGPLKGRWLEVSGAGQVHPNVVRNMGLDPEQFIGFAFGSGIERLTMLRYGINDLRLFYEGDLRFLKQFN; this is encoded by the coding sequence ATGAACTCCCTAGAACAACTAGTAACGCAAGCCCAGGCTGATTTCACCGCCGCCGTCGACGCCGCCGCACTGGAAAATGCGAAAGCCAAATATCTGGGCAAGACCGGCCAGATCACCGAGCAAATGAAGGGACTGGGCAAGCTGGCTGCCGACGAGCGCAAGGCGCAGGGCGCAGTCATCAATTACGCCAAGGAACAGATCGAAGCTGCGCTGACTGCGCGCCGTGACGCCTTGGCCAACGCGCAGATGCAAGAGCGTCTGAATGCAGAAGCGATCGATGTCACCTTGCCGGGCCGCGGCCGTGGCGTCGGCGGTATCCATCCTGTGATGCGTTCATGGCAGCGTATCGAAGAAATTTTCCGCTCGATCGGTTTCGATGTGGCTGACGGCCCCGAAATTGAAACCGACTGGACCAACTTTACTGCCTTGAACAGCCCGGAAAATCACCCGGCGCGTTCGATGCAGGATACCTTTTACATTGAAGGCAAGGACACTGAGGGCAAGCCGCTGCTGCTGCGCACCCACACCAGCCCGATGCAGGTGCGTTACGCGCGCATGAGCAAGCCGCCGATCAAGGTCATCGCCCCGGGCCGTACTTATCGCGTCGACAGCGACGCCACCCATTCGCCGATGTTTCATCAGGTCGAAGGTTTGTGGATTGCCGAAGACATCAGCTTCGCCGACCTCAAGGGCGTCTACCTGAATTTCGTCAAAGCATTCTTCGAAACCGACGATCTGCAAGTGCGTTTCCGCCCATCGTATTTTCCATTCACCGAACCTTCGGCCGAGATAGATATTGCCTTCGGCAGCGGTCCGCTGAAAGGGCGCTGGCTGGAAGTCTCGGGCGCGGGCCAGGTGCATCCTAATGTGGTGCGCAACATGGGCCTGGATCCGGAACAGTTTATCGGTTTCGCGTTCGGCTCCGGTATCGAACGCCTGACGATGCTGCGTTATGGCATCAACGATCTGCGCCTGTTCTACGAAGGCGATCTGCGTTTCCTGAAACAATTTAACTAA
- the rplT gene encoding 50S ribosomal protein L20 has protein sequence MPRVKRGVTARARHKKILVQAKGYRGRRSKVYRVAKQAVMRAGQYAYRDRRNKKRVFRALWIARINAASREHGVTYSVFMNGLKRASIELDRKVLADMAVMDKPAFAAIVNQVKANIAA, from the coding sequence ATGCCTAGAGTAAAACGTGGGGTCACAGCAAGAGCCCGTCATAAAAAGATCCTGGTGCAAGCCAAGGGTTACCGTGGTCGTCGCAGTAAAGTCTACCGTGTTGCCAAGCAAGCAGTCATGCGCGCTGGTCAATACGCATACCGTGACCGCCGCAACAAGAAGCGCGTATTCCGTGCATTGTGGATCGCCCGTATCAACGCCGCTTCCCGTGAGCATGGCGTAACATACAGCGTATTCATGAATGGTCTGAAGCGTGCTTCGATCGAACTGGACCGCAAGGTTCTGGCTGATATGGCAGTGATGGACAAGCCAGCGTTTGCTGCGATTGTCAATCAAGTCAAGGCCAACATCGCTGCGTAA
- the rpmI gene encoding 50S ribosomal protein L35 — MPKMKTKSSAKKRFRVRPGGTVKRGQAFKRHILTKKTTKNKRQLRGSVGVHDTNMVSVSRMLPNA, encoded by the coding sequence ATGCCAAAAATGAAGACAAAAAGCAGCGCTAAGAAGCGTTTTCGCGTACGTCCGGGTGGTACCGTTAAACGCGGCCAAGCTTTCAAACGTCACATCCTGACCAAGAAAACTACCAAGAACAAACGTCAATTGCGTGGTTCAGTCGGAGTCCATGATACAAACATGGTTTCTGTTTCGCGCATGTTGCCGAACGCTTAA
- the infC gene encoding translation initiation factor IF-3, with protein sequence MATDKSHRINGEITAPELRLSGVENEALGIVSLAEAFRLAEEANVDLVEIAPTAQPPVARLMDYGKFKYQEQKKAHEAKLKQKVILVKEVKFRPGTDDGDYNIKLRNLTRFLDEDGDKVKITLRFRGREMAHQDIGMRMLERLKADLEPYGQVEQWPKMEGRQMIMIIGPKKKK encoded by the coding sequence ATAGCTACGGACAAGTCACATCGCATCAACGGCGAAATTACTGCGCCAGAATTGCGCTTATCCGGTGTCGAGAACGAAGCACTCGGTATCGTCAGCCTGGCTGAAGCCTTCCGCCTGGCGGAAGAGGCGAACGTTGACCTGGTGGAAATCGCACCGACAGCACAGCCACCGGTAGCCCGTTTGATGGACTACGGCAAGTTCAAGTACCAGGAGCAGAAGAAGGCCCACGAAGCCAAGTTGAAGCAGAAGGTCATTCTGGTAAAGGAAGTTAAATTCCGCCCGGGTACCGATGATGGCGATTACAACATCAAGCTGCGCAATTTGACTCGTTTCCTGGACGAAGACGGCGACAAGGTCAAAATCACATTGCGGTTTCGCGGTCGTGAAATGGCTCACCAGGACATCGGCATGCGCATGCTGGAACGTTTGAAAGCAGATCTGGAGCCGTACGGACAGGTTGAGCAGTGGCCGAAGATGGAAGGGCGCCAGATGATCATGATCATCGGCCCGAAGAAGAAAAAGTAA